One window of the Macaca thibetana thibetana isolate TM-01 chromosome 1, ASM2454274v1, whole genome shotgun sequence genome contains the following:
- the KNCN gene encoding kinocilin isoform X2, with amino-acid sequence MDIPISSRDFHCLQLACVALGLVAGSVIIGISVSKAAAAMGGVFIGAAVLGSLRIHPHPGPDRGEGRSSTNGNKEGARSSLSTVSRTLEKLKPGTRGAEEC; translated from the exons ATGGACATCCCCATCAGCAGCAGAGATTTCCACTGCCTGCAGCTGGCCTGCGTGGCTCTCGGGCTGGTGGCTGGCAGCGTCATCATCGGCATCTCCGTATCCAAGGCTGCAGCTGCCATGGGCGGTGTCTTTATCGGCGCTGCTGTTCTGG GAAGCCTAAGAATCCATCCCCATCCAGGGCCAGACCGTGGAGAAGGAAGATCCAGCACCAATGGCAACAAGGAAG GAGCCCGCAGCAGCCTGTCTACCGTGAGCAGGACCCTGGAGAAGCTGAAGCCAGGGACCCGGGGGGCTGAGGAATGCTGA
- the KNCN gene encoding kinocilin isoform X1: MDIPISSRDFHCLQLACVALGLVAGSVIIGISVSKAAAAMGGVFIGAAVLGFLILAYPFLKARFNLDHILPTIGSLRIHPHPGPDRGEGRSSTNGNKEGARSSLSTVSRTLEKLKPGTRGAEEC; the protein is encoded by the exons ATGGACATCCCCATCAGCAGCAGAGATTTCCACTGCCTGCAGCTGGCCTGCGTGGCTCTCGGGCTGGTGGCTGGCAGCGTCATCATCGGCATCTCCGTATCCAAGGCTGCAGCTGCCATGGGCGGTGTCTTTATCGGCGCTGCTGTTCTGG GGTTCCTCATCTTGGCCTACCCCTTCCTGAAGGCTCGGTTCAACCTGGACCACATCCTGCCTACCATAG GAAGCCTAAGAATCCATCCCCATCCAGGGCCAGACCGTGGAGAAGGAAGATCCAGCACCAATGGCAACAAGGAAG GAGCCCGCAGCAGCCTGTCTACCGTGAGCAGGACCCTGGAGAAGCTGAAGCCAGGGACCCGGGGGGCTGAGGAATGCTGA